The DNA sequence TTAACTCTAGAGACGATGCAGTCCTGGCAATGAACCACCTCAATGGCACCGAGGTTGAAGGCTCCTGCATAGAGGTGACGCTCGCCAAGCCGGTGGATAAAGAGCAGTACTCACGCCAAAAGGCCTCCAAGGGGGCCCCTGCCACTCCAGAAGCTACTCAACAAAATTATGTTTACCAGTGTGATCCATATACATTGGCCTACTATGGTTATCCCTACAGCACTCTAATTGGACCCAACAGGGAATACTTCATCAAAGGTTAGAATGGCTTATGTCTTCTTTATTGCCAATACATAAGCAGTCAGTGCACATACACGTTTCTTTATTAATTCAGCTAACATGAATCAAAGCACTTGTATATGTCTAACTGAAATAGTCAATATTTAAATTTCAATTCGAAAACCAGACAAATGCATAGCTACTCAAGCATGTctgaaaaatgtaataaaatctAATATGCATATTGAAGGTTTTTGGCCACCCAAGAGTCGGGTATGCTGGTGGTCTCATCTATCTTTAGTGTTAACCTGACTGGTGTTGTGTGTAAATGCACTGACTGATCCTGTAAAACAATTtcatccctgtttttttttaaaagcatgcACAAAGTCATTGAATGTGTTAAAGACATGCTACTGTAGGAACAATGGCCAAAAAACAAAATTCTTTAGGAAAATGCCATTTTTAAGTGGCCATGATGACTAAGATAATGATGATTTGATCATTAAAAATTTCCTTAAgatttataaaaaacaaaacctaaatGACCTTTGCGAGAATAGCATCAATCAGCCTGTTAAACGGTTAAAGTACACAAAGGTGATGGAACAATGAATGCAAAGCCCGTTGCCATGTGTGATTATATATGTTTTTGTTGGGTGGTAGGAGGAAAATTTACTTGACTTTCGACAATCattgtgttttggttttctttccaAAGGATCCCAAATGATACAGAACCATGGTAATCTCTCACACCCTTGCTCCTACTCATTCCTCCAATGAACAATGAGCTTTCCTGGCATATGACAAACTATTCATTCTCTAACACTGCCCTTCTCTTGCTGCGCTGTCACCTTCCATTTCATGAAGGTTTACATTAGAGATGGAAGGAAAACTGACCTCACAACACCATTTTCATTACCAGAGTCTAGATATGTATAGACCTGAAAAGCAGTCAGAATAAAGTAAACTATCTTGAGACTGAACTGGAATATAAAGAACAAGATGATGCAGAAAAATCATGTTCTCCTAAATTTACGCTCCATGAATTTTCTTGATATATTCAGAGGTTCTAGATTCATGTCGTAGCTTATATGGACATTTTAGTTTTAGACCCCTGCTGACCAAGAAATAAACACGACCTCTGTCATCATATTATTGTAATTGTATCTTAAGCAGGTACTGTGCGAGGTCGAGGTCGCCCCATCGCAGGTAATCGTACCCCTGGACCACGGGGGTCTTACCTGGGGGGTTACTCTGCTGGTCGTGGCATCTACAGCCGCTACCATGACGGCAAGACCAAACAGCCTGAAAAACCCCATGAGCTGATGCCCAGTTTGGAGCTTGCTGCCTCTGTCAACCCTGTTGGCATCAAGCCTGGCACAAGTCAGTGAGCCAGATCATCTAAACTGTCCCCCTCCTCAAATGCCTCTGTTCAAGTCCAACTCTTCCTTTGAAGTTCCTTTCCTGTCACTCAGAAACCTTTCAATGGTGGCTGTTGCTGGATGGTCATGTACACTTTGACCTTTTATGTATTTCATGGCAAAAAGATCATTTTGTGATGACCAGAAAGTATCGGCTGTCCTCATTTTCACATCTTTCTTTTATTCACTTGATACTTGTTGTCCCACATGTTCAGATGACAATGGCACTGTATCAACATCACACAAGTGCCTGAATTTCTATTGGACTATCACAGATCACTGATTTCAATATTACGTCTTTATTTTTAGAGAAAATGAAAGCTGTGTTTTTATGCAGTGCAGTTGTCCATCTGAACCAGCCATAGTTTTACTGGGATGTTCTGTTTCCACATGTGCATTCAACTCGACAATTTTTTTATTACCGATCCGACTCATTAGAATGTTTTGATCTTTATGAACATGAAAACAGGTTTAGTGAAGAATGTAGAGTTGAAATGCAAAACTAATCCTCCAAACTaaacaccacctcctcctccttcttacGTGTCCGATCGAATCAAAGGATAATACCAGTGTACACCATTGGGCCCACACCGTAGGGTTCTCATTTCCACCACTCCACCGCTGGTTTGTGTGAATTCTGGATTACTGTAAGTGGATCCTTTCACACAGGCTGATGTCTGAGCACATGATGAACAGTAATATTTTCCTACTGCACTAATCTGAGGCCGACGATGCTCAAGCATCATTGTTGGGAGCTGAAGTCATTTCTATAATGATGGcttgttaataataataataataataataataataataataataataataataataataatgtctgAAATCGGGATTTTTCTCCAGAGAGAAAATAATTCATTCCTGAAACAGGGTTGACATACTGGTATTATTCTTGAATCCTAATTATACTTAGACATAAAGGGTGCTAGACTTATGGCTAGAGTTTTTAGAAACATGTAACATTAGAAAACTGCTTCTTGTTTTGCTATCATATATTTAAGTCACCCATTTATTGCAAAGATTTTTGTCCATCTGAAACAATGACAAacctgctctccctccccatcctctccctttctttgccccctctccctctctctcactaccccctctctttctctctctctccctctctctccctccacctctttctccttctctatctccctctctccctctcttttccctcctcccaccctccctccacccctctctgCGTATTGAGACATTGAGGTTAGCCCTCAATTGAGAGTTATAATCCACATCAAACTCCCACACCTTGTAGAATATTTCCTTTTCCTGTCTAACCTGTCTTCTTCAACTATTTTCTTATTTCTTAATAATGAGTCATTGTTTCAGACTCCATCAGTCCTTTCATAGATACCCTTTAGTTGTAgagtttgtgcgtgtgtgtgcgcgtgcgtgtgtgtgtgtgtgtgtgtacgtgtgtgtgtgtgtgtgttccctatGGGTGtgcctctcttctctgtcctcatcCTGGCTGCTCTCTCTGCTGTGGCTCTTCTATTATCCCAGCTCTCACTCTGCTCTCTGTCTATGTGCAGTGGCTCTGCCGGCTCTGGGCGCTCAGTACCCAGTGTTCAGTGCACCACCTGCAGCCAAGCTGATGGAGGAAGGGAAGGTGCACACAGTGGAGCACCTTATCAATCCTCTGGCCATGCAACACCCTGAGCACACCaacactcctgctgctgccacagtccttcctgctgtctccactcctccacccttcCAGGTGTGCAGTCTGGTATTGTTCTGTCTACATTTCAGACATCCTCACTCTTCAACCATGGGCTGAATTCATCCACATTTCTTAGTAGCTCGTAACATACTGTACGGCTTTAtggctctctctcactctctgtttctctctgtccccAGGGCCGTCCTATCACCCCCGTCTATGCAATGGCCCATAATGTACAGCGTATTCCAACAGCTGGGGGCCTGTATGGAGCGGGTTACATCCCAATTGCAAACTACGCTGCCAACTCTGCAGCTCTGGCAGCTCTGCAGAAGAACGCAGCAGTTGCAGCTGCAGCGTATGGAGGATACTCCACCTACACCGTCCCACAAGCCTTCCCAACAACCGCCTTCCAGCTGCCTATCCACGATGTCTACCAGACATATTGATCGTGTCTGTAAGGAAACTAAACGATGCCATTCCTTCTTTCCTATCACACAGACATCCCTCTAAGGAGACAAACATGTAAAAGCTCTGAGGACtgtgatgatgggatgtgatTATGGGATGAGGTGTTGAAGACAGACGATGAAATGATCCAGCAATACTGAACACCCACCCGACAGCCCCACCCAGGGTATACCATAGAGCCTAGCAACTGCCTGCTAGGCTTTATTAATATTAGCATTATGATAAATCTtattcattaaaacacaaaagaaacaacaaaccaacaacaaaacaagcatTGCTCTCTGCAGTCACTGTTTTTTGTTTCCATCTCCCTCTTTTTTGCCATCTTGTTGCTCCAAAAACACTGAAGgtactttttattatttatgaagATAATATACGTTTTTAGTTGTGTGTAGTTTTCTTTTTCCGGGTGGTATTTGCTCACTGACACAGGAAAAGGGGTTTATCACCACATCcaacataaaacacaaaagcaggacAGTGCAACAGCAACTACTGACACAAAATGTTCCAGCTGAGGACTGGTTTTAGGATGactgttgttttcatttatcaTGTTATATTTTTCCTACCTGTAGGCTGTTTCTAACGAATGTGCATTGTATGGTGCCATCCATCCAGGTTGGTTAGAGGTTATGCTACATTCCTGTATGGTACTTTTTTGGTTTATCGCCTTTTACTTGTGCTTCATGGacattttaaatgaaggttTATTTGTGAGGCTCATTTGTCTGTAATTAGTGCTTTTGCTTCATTGTGGAGATGCTTTGAGGTTTGAAAACAAGTTGCCAGTTCTTTGGTGAAGCTATATAATAAGAAACCAAAGGGCACCTTTTCTCCCCCAACAATGAGCAGCTTCATGTAAAAGCCTGTTGGGCAGTGTCTAGGAGGAATGTGTCCATGAGTTTGTCATTCTCAGAAACTGCTGACTGATGGGGACGAAGACTGAACggatctttgtgtttttaatctcatttatatacatttatagGGTTTTGtgatggggcgggggggggggggggggggggttgaaaggAGAACAAATATGGAAAGAAATGTTTAACTTTCTTTATGGACTGAAGTGTTTGGTCTTCTAATTAATTTAGTTTCTACCCACAAAAAGGAAAAGGACAAGAGAAATATAAGACTAAGTCCTATGGTCTTCTGGTTAAAGACTGTGCCACTCTACTGTGCCTACTTGTGAGTAGGGTATATGCTACCCATTGTTTTGACTGTGATAAGTACAGTGGACAAACAGATGAAACTTGacttttttcaacatttttatttccacttaattacatttttttaagcGTATAGGTGGAGGAGATGATCCTGCAGTCTCCCTGCTCTCAGTGTCTCCTCTGTCTTGGTTTGTGTCCTCTGCACTGTGCTCAGTCGAGGTGCacttaaaaaatgtatttatgaaAGGCAAAAGATTGTGTCTGGATAAAGAGCTATCAAAAACAGAACataaatttatatttaaatttgCATAGTTTAGAAGTCTGAATGGACAGCGCCATATACTGTAGATAAGGACCATAAGAGCTGGGCACTTTCTAAACTCTGCAGTAAGCTGAAAGGAAATGTGATGTTGGAATAACTGCAGAGATACCTCATGCTGAAATATACAACACAGCATCAGTGAACGTACAACAACATGCGTGTAAAACACAATAGATACATTCAGCCACTGGTCATGAAGTCAGACTCCAGAGATGAGTTTGAATTA is a window from the Takifugu rubripes chromosome 17, fTakRub1.2, whole genome shotgun sequence genome containing:
- the rbm47 gene encoding RNA-binding protein 47 isoform X2, which codes for MTAEDPTPSSAMSHNTAPSKASSASHHSFHGQVSIPEGVAGTPNEAALVALMERTGYGMVQENGQRKYGPPPGWNGPSPPRGCEIFVGKIPRDVYEDELVPVFESVGRIYEMRLMMDFDGKNRGYAFVMYTEKHEAKRAVRELNNYEVRPGRLLGVCSSVDNCRLFIGGIPKTKKREEILEEVSKVTEGVIDVIVYASAADKMKNRGFAFVEYESHRAAAMARRKLMPGRIQLWGHQIAVDWAEPEIDVDEDVMETVKILYVRNLMMETSEETIRKVFSQWNPGCVERVKKIRDYAFVHFNSRDDAVLAMNHLNGTEVEGSCIEVTLAKPVDKEQYSRQKASKGAPATPEATQQNYVYQCDPYTLAYYGYPYSTLIGPNREYFIKGSQMIQNHGTVRGRGRPIAGNRTPGPRGSYLGGYSAGRGIYSRYHDGKTKQPEKPHELMPSLELAASVNPVGIKPGTMALPALGAQYPVFSAPPAAKLMEEGKVHTVEHLINPLAMQHPEHTNTPAAATVLPAVSTPPPFQGRPITPVYAMAHNVQRIPTAGGLYGAGYIPIANYAANSAALAALQKNAAVAAAAYGGYSTYTVPQAFPTTAFQLPIHDVYQTY
- the rbm47 gene encoding RNA-binding protein 47 isoform X1, which translates into the protein MTAEDPTPSSAMSHNTAPSKASSASHHSFHGQVSIPEGVAGTPNEAALVALMERTGYGMVQENGQRKYGPPPGWNGPSPPRGCEIFVGKIPRDVYEDELVPVFESVGRIYEMRLMMDFDGKNRGYAFVMYTEKHEAKRAVRELNNYEVRPGRLLGVCSSVDNCRLFIGGIPKTKKREEILEEVSKVTEGVIDVIVYASAADKMKNRGFAFVEYESHRAAAMARRKLMPGRIQLWGHQIAVDWAEPEIDVDEDVMETVKILYVRNLMMETSEETIRKVFSQWNPGCVERVKKIRDYAFVHFNSRDDAVLAMNHLNGTEVEGSCIEVTLAKPVDKEQYSRQKASKGAPATPEATQQNYVYQCDPYTLAYYGYPYSTLIGPNREYFIKGSQMIQNHAGTVRGRGRPIAGNRTPGPRGSYLGGYSAGRGIYSRYHDGKTKQPEKPHELMPSLELAASVNPVGIKPGTMALPALGAQYPVFSAPPAAKLMEEGKVHTVEHLINPLAMQHPEHTNTPAAATVLPAVSTPPPFQGRPITPVYAMAHNVQRIPTAGGLYGAGYIPIANYAANSAALAALQKNAAVAAAAYGGYSTYTVPQAFPTTAFQLPIHDVYQTY
- the rbm47 gene encoding RNA-binding protein 47 isoform X4; this translates as MTAEDPTPSSAMSHNTAPSKASSASHHSFHGQVSIPEGVAGTPNEAALVALMERTGYGMVQENGQRKYGPPPGWNGPSPPRGCEIFVGKIPRDVYEDELVPVFESVGRIYEMRLMMDFDGKNRGYAFVMYTEKHEAKRAVRELNNYEVRPGRLLGVCSSVDNCRLFIGGIPKTKKREEILEEVSKVTEGVIDVIVYASAADKMKNRGFAFVEYESHRAAAMARRKLMPGRIQLWGHQIAVDWAEPEIDVDEDVMETVKILYVRNLMMETSEETIRKVFSQWNPGCVERVKKIRDYAFVHFNSRDDAVLAMNHLNGTEVEGSCIEVTLAKPVDKEQYSRQKASKGAPATPEATQQNYVYQCDPYTLAYYGYPYSTLIGPNREYFIKGTVRGRGRPIAGNRTPGPRGSYLGGYSAGRGIYSRYHDGKTKQPEKPHELMPSLELAASVNPVGIKPGTMALPALGAQYPVFSAPPAAKLMEEGKVHTVEHLINPLAMQHPEHTNTPAAATVLPAVSTPPPFQGRPITPVYAMAHNVQRIPTAGGLYGAGYIPIANYAANSAALAALQKNAAVAAAAYGGYSTYTVPQAFPTTAFQLPIHDVYQTY
- the rbm47 gene encoding RNA-binding protein 47 isoform X3, whose amino-acid sequence is MTAEDPTPSSAMSHNTAPSKASSASHHSFHGQVSIPEGVAGTPNEAALVALMERTGYGMVQENGQRKYGPPPGWNGPSPPRGCEIFVGKIPRDVYEDELVPVFESVGRIYEMRLMMDFDGKNRGYAFVMYTEKHEAKRAVRELNNYEVRPGRLLGVCSSVDNCRLFIGGIPKTKKREEILEEVSKVTEGVIDVIVYASAADKMKNRGFAFVEYESHRAAAMARRKLMPGRIQLWGHQIAVDWAEPEIDVDEDVMETVKILYVRNLMMETSEETIRKVFSQWNPGCVERVKKIRDYAFVHFNSRDDAVLAMNHLNGTEVEGSCIEVTLAKPVDKEQYSRQKASKGAPATPEATQQNYVYQCDPYTLAYYGYPYSTLIGPNREYFIKAGTVRGRGRPIAGNRTPGPRGSYLGGYSAGRGIYSRYHDGKTKQPEKPHELMPSLELAASVNPVGIKPGTMALPALGAQYPVFSAPPAAKLMEEGKVHTVEHLINPLAMQHPEHTNTPAAATVLPAVSTPPPFQGRPITPVYAMAHNVQRIPTAGGLYGAGYIPIANYAANSAALAALQKNAAVAAAAYGGYSTYTVPQAFPTTAFQLPIHDVYQTY